A single genomic interval of Wolbachia endosymbiont of Diaphorina citri harbors:
- a CDS encoding NAD(P)H-dependent flavin oxidoreductase gives MKNKIKKIVISGKEVWPIIEGGKGIAISDGRSSGSFAAADAVGTFSGANAKLIDDNGELVPLIYKGKTRNEKHEELIKYSIEAGVSQAKIANEISKGRGRIHMNVLWEMGAAEQVLHGILEKAKGLVHGITCGAGMPYRLGEIAAKYQVYYYPIISSARAFKALWKRAYQKISSFLLGGVVYEDPWLAGGHNGLSNSEDPELSQAPFERVTELRSFMNEVGLSETPIVMAGGVWNLKDWEHWFDNLQIGPIAFQFGTRPLLTKESPISTEWKKKLLTLEEGDVFLNKFSPTGFYSSAVRNSFIHELQERNSRQMKFSESVSGEFNNEFAMGSRGRKIYLTAKDKELANAWIKAGYTEVMKTPDTTVIFVTPGKFAKIRQDQINCMGCLSHCLFSNWKDHGDHSTGRKPDPRSFCIQKTLQNIIHDGDIENELMFSGHNVYKFKQDPFYENGNVPTVKELVERILTGL, from the coding sequence TTGAAAAATAAGATAAAAAAGATAGTGATTTCAGGAAAAGAAGTGTGGCCGATTATCGAAGGTGGCAAAGGCATTGCAATTAGTGACGGAAGATCAAGTGGATCATTCGCTGCAGCAGATGCTGTTGGTACGTTTTCTGGTGCAAATGCTAAACTTATCGATGACAATGGCGAACTGGTACCACTAATTTATAAAGGTAAAACAAGAAATGAAAAGCACGAAGAGTTAATTAAGTATAGTATTGAGGCTGGAGTTAGTCAAGCAAAAATAGCGAATGAAATATCAAAGGGCCGTGGAAGAATACATATGAACGTGCTTTGGGAAATGGGAGCAGCAGAACAAGTCCTTCATGGCATATTAGAAAAAGCAAAAGGCTTAGTTCATGGCATCACTTGCGGTGCTGGTATGCCTTACAGGCTTGGAGAAATTGCAGCTAAATATCAAGTTTATTACTATCCTATTATCTCATCGGCGCGCGCTTTTAAAGCGTTGTGGAAACGTGCTTACCAAAAAATATCTTCTTTTTTACTTGGTGGAGTAGTATATGAGGATCCGTGGCTTGCTGGTGGTCACAATGGACTCAGTAATAGTGAAGATCCAGAATTATCACAGGCTCCATTTGAAAGAGTTACAGAGCTTAGATCTTTCATGAATGAAGTCGGTCTTTCTGAAACGCCAATTGTTATGGCGGGGGGAGTGTGGAATTTGAAGGATTGGGAACATTGGTTTGACAATTTACAAATCGGACCAATAGCTTTTCAGTTTGGCACTCGTCCACTTTTAACAAAAGAAAGTCCGATTTCTACAGAATGGAAAAAGAAGTTACTTACTTTAGAAGAAGGTGATGTATTTTTAAACAAATTTAGTCCAACAGGATTTTACTCATCTGCAGTAAGAAATAGCTTCATACATGAGCTACAGGAACGAAATTCACGTCAAATGAAATTTTCAGAAAGTGTGAGTGGAGAGTTTAATAATGAATTTGCAATGGGTAGCAGAGGTAGAAAGATTTACCTCACTGCAAAAGACAAAGAGCTAGCAAATGCATGGATTAAAGCAGGGTATACAGAGGTAATGAAAACTCCAGATACAACTGTTATTTTTGTGACACCAGGCAAATTTGCGAAAATAAGACAAGATCAAATTAATTGCATGGGATGTTTGAGCCATTGTCTGTTTAGCAATTGGAAAGATCATGGTGACCATTCAACAGGGCGAAAACCAGATCCACGAAGCTTCTGTATACAAAAGACACTGCAAAACATTATACATGACGGTGATATTGAAAATGAACTTATGTTTTCTGGACACAATGTATACAAATTTAAGCAAGACCCATTTTATGAGAATGGCAACGTACCAACAGTAAAGGAGCTGGTGGAAAGAATATTGACAGGTTTATGA
- the coaE gene encoding dephospho-CoA kinase (Dephospho-CoA kinase (CoaE) performs the final step in coenzyme A biosynthesis.) translates to MIIGLTGGIGVGKSFIANCFKEFGAALFDADSVVHQLYKVNKNIISYAEEKFPGVVANDEIDRKVLSKYFLAYDENWKQFQSLVHSAVRNELEIFIAQEKENDRKFLVLDIPLLLETRFRLYCDFIVFIHADSAVQAQRLSERNMDKEKLDLMSSIQLPIEEKRQMSDFIIDTSANVFSQVKDIINSLDLST, encoded by the coding sequence ATGATAATAGGTCTAACAGGTGGAATTGGAGTTGGGAAGAGCTTTATAGCCAATTGCTTTAAAGAATTTGGTGCCGCTTTGTTTGATGCCGACTCTGTCGTGCACCAGCTTTATAAAGTAAACAAAAACATAATAAGTTACGCAGAAGAAAAATTTCCTGGAGTAGTAGCAAACGATGAGATAGACAGGAAAGTATTATCTAAATATTTTTTAGCTTATGATGAAAATTGGAAGCAATTCCAATCTTTAGTGCATTCTGCCGTGCGAAATGAATTAGAAATTTTTATTGCTCAGGAGAAAGAAAACGACAGAAAATTTCTAGTTCTAGACATTCCACTCCTGTTGGAAACTAGATTCCGTTTATATTGCGATTTTATTGTTTTTATCCATGCAGATAGCGCTGTACAAGCTCAAAGGCTCAGTGAGCGTAATATGGATAAAGAAAAGCTGGATCTAATGTCCAGTATTCAGCTACCTATTGAAGAAAAAAGGCAAATGAGTGATTTCATCATCGATACCAGCGCAAATGTTTTTTCTCAAGTGAAAGACATAATAAATTCGTTAGACCTCAGCACGTGA
- a CDS encoding ribonuclease D translates to MLISTTSELENACEELMAKDPKFIAVDTEFIRNNLTYYPRLSLIQISYGEKSFIVDVLVPEIDLSLIKKIMLNREITKVFHSCRQDIESLLTVLKCVPTPIFDTQVAAMFCHYYHDFIGYSKVVEQYQGVALDKIKAKNSDWLKRPLSEDQLDYAVNDVIHLYDLHQILCNKLEENNRMGWFQEEMESIVDVNKYLHNPKDAWKRIKFNYEANPRLMLTVKAVSEWQETLAQRYNINRNKVVNNAVITGLIEKNVEHIDGILDDLKRNTKNIKEEDLLEFIDIFNENEKEFVQQNYTLSDNYDKSVFDILSIILESKCKENNISRKLISSKDELAGSISGQIDKLFKGWRYDFFGRSVESFLNAGSRFEILMVKSADSTAKIRSNLVENNRITC, encoded by the coding sequence ATGCTAATTAGTACGACATCGGAGCTGGAGAATGCATGTGAAGAATTGATGGCAAAAGATCCAAAATTTATAGCAGTGGACACAGAGTTCATTAGAAACAATTTAACCTACTATCCTAGATTATCACTAATTCAAATTTCTTACGGAGAGAAGAGTTTTATTGTAGATGTGTTAGTACCGGAAATTGACTTATCGCTTATTAAGAAAATAATGCTGAATCGAGAAATAACCAAAGTTTTTCATAGTTGTCGGCAAGACATAGAATCCTTACTCACCGTGCTTAAATGTGTTCCTACTCCCATTTTTGATACCCAAGTTGCTGCTATGTTTTGTCATTATTATCACGACTTTATTGGTTATTCAAAAGTAGTAGAGCAATATCAGGGGGTAGCGCTGGATAAAATTAAAGCTAAAAATTCAGACTGGTTAAAACGGCCATTATCTGAGGATCAATTAGATTATGCAGTAAATGACGTGATACACCTATATGACCTACACCAAATATTGTGCAATAAACTTGAAGAAAATAATAGGATGGGCTGGTTTCAAGAAGAGATGGAATCAATAGTTGATGTCAATAAGTATTTGCATAATCCAAAAGATGCATGGAAGAGGATTAAATTTAATTATGAAGCAAATCCAAGGTTGATGTTAACTGTTAAAGCAGTTAGTGAGTGGCAAGAGACCTTAGCACAGCGTTACAATATAAATCGTAATAAGGTAGTCAATAATGCCGTAATAACTGGTTTAATTGAAAAAAACGTGGAACATATTGATGGCATTTTAGATGACCTTAAGAGAAACACAAAAAATATAAAAGAGGAAGATTTATTAGAATTTATAGATATTTTCAATGAGAATGAGAAGGAATTTGTGCAGCAAAATTATACTCTGTCAGATAATTATGATAAATCTGTATTTGATATACTCTCGATTATTTTGGAGAGCAAATGTAAGGAAAATAACATATCAAGAAAGTTAATTTCATCAAAAGATGAGTTAGCTGGCTCAATATCTGGGCAGATAGATAAACTATTCAAGGGATGGAGATATGATTTTTTCGGCAGATCAGTAGAATCGTTTTTGAATGCAGGCTCAAGGTTTGAAATTTTAATGGTAAAATCTGCTGATAGTACAGCTAAAATTCGGAGTAATCTGGTGGAGAATAACCGTATCACGTGCTGA
- a CDS encoding dihydroorotase translates to MIWSLLQTGQKEGYKIAYTNARIIDPETKLDIKGSLLTEGDKIVDFGESLFSTSGVDETIDCKGLVLMPGLIDIHVHFREPGQEHKETIYTGSKSAAAGGVTTVVCQPNTAPAIDSVVLAKYLKYRAFETSHVNVEFYAKITTSEEHLTEMALLKEAGAVGFTDDGMPVMNPMIMRQALLYSSMLGVPIAQHAEDLNLSAGGAINEGKISEELGVKGILSASESVMVSRDILLMKDMENVHYHILHVSSKDSLDAIKRAKDLGLNVTCEVTPHHFTLTEDIVKQHGTIAKMNPPLRTEEDRLAMIEGLKTGVIDCIATDHAPHDLSSKDLPLENAAFGIVGLETMLPISLELYHSGQMGLLDVLAKLTYKPADIIHVPRGRIQKNLAADLILVDLDHEWKIKVDNFASKSKNSPFDGRKVKGRVIRTVVSGKTVYLQKN, encoded by the coding sequence ATGATTTGGAGTTTATTGCAAACAGGGCAAAAGGAGGGCTATAAAATTGCGTATACTAATGCTCGTATTATCGACCCGGAAACTAAACTTGATATAAAAGGTTCGCTATTGACTGAAGGGGATAAAATTGTTGATTTTGGCGAATCATTATTTTCAACAAGTGGAGTTGACGAAACAATAGACTGTAAAGGGCTTGTTCTAATGCCAGGCCTTATTGACATTCACGTACATTTTCGTGAACCAGGGCAGGAACATAAAGAAACTATATATACAGGTAGCAAATCTGCAGCTGCGGGAGGTGTTACAACTGTAGTTTGTCAGCCGAACACTGCTCCAGCAATTGATAGCGTTGTTTTGGCTAAATATTTGAAATATAGAGCATTTGAAACTTCGCATGTGAATGTTGAATTTTACGCTAAAATCACCACTTCGGAAGAACACCTGACTGAAATGGCACTTTTAAAGGAAGCAGGTGCGGTTGGGTTCACTGATGATGGCATGCCAGTTATGAACCCAATGATTATGAGACAGGCGCTGCTTTATTCAAGCATGCTGGGTGTTCCTATTGCTCAACATGCAGAAGATTTAAATTTATCAGCAGGTGGTGCAATCAACGAAGGTAAAATTTCTGAAGAATTGGGAGTAAAGGGAATCTTGAGTGCATCAGAATCGGTTATGGTAAGTCGCGATATACTGCTCATGAAAGATATGGAGAATGTGCACTACCATATTTTACATGTCTCTTCAAAAGATTCACTTGATGCTATTAAACGAGCAAAAGATTTGGGGTTAAATGTTACATGTGAAGTAACTCCTCATCACTTTACTTTAACTGAAGATATAGTAAAGCAACATGGAACAATTGCAAAAATGAATCCACCACTGCGTACAGAGGAAGATCGTTTAGCTATGATTGAAGGTTTAAAGACAGGTGTGATTGATTGTATTGCAACCGATCATGCTCCGCATGATCTTAGTTCTAAGGATTTGCCACTTGAAAATGCTGCATTTGGTATTGTTGGCCTTGAAACAATGCTGCCCATTTCACTTGAACTATATCACAGTGGACAAATGGGTCTACTTGATGTGCTTGCAAAATTGACATATAAGCCTGCAGATATCATACATGTGCCACGTGGCCGCATACAGAAAAACCTTGCAGCGGACTTAATTTTAGTTGATTTGGATCATGAATGGAAAATTAAAGTTGACAACTTTGCTAGTAAATCAAAAAATTCCCCTTTCGATGGACGCAAAGTGAAAGGGCGCGTAATACGTACCGTTGTGTCTGGCAAAACTGTATATTTACAGAAGAATTAG